The genomic segment ATTATTTCAATGAGGGCAATCCTGGTGTCAAGATCAGACAGTTTGTGTTCGATGGATATGAGAGTGTCACTAACTTCAGGGTAACAGCTGGAAGTGTCGGTCTGGGTGGGTGAATCAGTGAGTGAGCGTTAGCGTTTGGCAGATGGAGTGCAGCTTGTGGTGGATCTTTATGGTGTAGAGTTCGTAGAATTTGTTGCTGTACTATTCCAGATCATCCAGTTTGTCAGCTTTTATAGGTGATGATTTGTTCAGAAAGATTAAATCCTTGCCTTACTTCAGTTGCAggtaattgtttgttttcagcagcaggacatCGGCATGTAGATTCTCACATCAGGTCTCGCGATATTGGGAGTCACATTACATCATCACCCCCCTTGCCATCTTTATTCTTCATCGCCATCCTCTCCAAGTCCTTCATGGCACGTTTCTCTGACCTTCTCATCAGGCAGTACTTCACTGCCACTAGGATAACTACCactagcaccaccagcaccaccacagtGATCGCCACGGCGATCAGGATGCCCGTCAGCGTGCTGTTGTCATCAGTTGCCATGGTATCCGTACATGCCGGCGAGCCCTCGTCGTGGTGTTTCCCGTTCTCGTCGGAGCAGATGCACCTGTAAGAGCCCTCGGTGTTCAGACAGGTGTGCCTGCAGCGGGCGCCACTGGTGCACTCATCTATGTCCACGCAGTTTGCAGAAGCGTCTTTGTGGAAGCCATCACTGCACGGTAGGCAGATGGTTGTGAAGTTAGCAGGGGAGTCGTCCACGAAATGCCACACAGCAGGATGACCCCAGCAGTGGAGCTCCAGCGGGATGTAGGACCAGCACTCCACCTGgatcctgctgctgttgtcaggGTCCAGACTGAGGGCGCGGGCGTCAGGTATAAGGGGGAGCAGACACGGGTCTGACCCCAGTGGTGGTCCAGTTTCTGGTGCATTAGGTCTAGGtggttcagctgcagcaggtttcGGAGGTTTTGGTGCAAGAGGTTTAGATGGTTCTGGTGTAGCAGGTGTAGGTGGTTCTCTTGTAGCAGGATTAGGTGGTTCCAGTGTAGCAGGTTTAGGTGGTTCTGGTGTTGCGGGGATTGGGGGTTCTGGTGCAGCATGTTTAGGTGGTTCTTGTGTAGCAGGATTAGGTGGTTCTGGTGTAGCAGGTTTAGGTGGTTCTGGTGTAGCAGGTTTAGGTGGTTCTGGTACAACATGTTTAGTCGGTTCTGGTGTATCAGGATTAGGTGGTTCTGGTGTAGCAGGATTAGGTGGTTCTGGTGCAGCATGTTTAGGTGGTTCTGGTGCAGCAAGTGTAGTAGTGGTCCTTCTGTCCTCAGCTGTCCGTCTTGTCAGTTTGCAGATGAACTGGTAAGAATTCTTACATGTGACTGGGATCAGACCCCACCATGTCACTGCTGACTGATTAAACAACACCTGCAGAGCTGCGCAGCGAACCGTTGTGCAGGTGCTCTGCGGCTCCTTCATCCAGCGGCTCACCTGCGACTCCTCGCTGCCGTCCTTCGCCCACTTGAATCCCCTGAGTGGCAGCGCAGGGACGACACACTCGTTCTTGGCTTTCCTCAGCCCGACCCAAAAGATGAATTCACTCTCTGGCAGCACTGACCTGGAGATGAGCCTGAGGATTTCGGTGGCCTCCTGCTCAGTGGCGAGGGTGGTGAGGACATTGGGAGAACAGTTCTCCTTGGCCTGGTCAAAGTTGACCTTGGTGTGATGGATGGTGTAATTTGGCGGTGAAGCCAAATCAGCAGAGACTCTTCcagacaggacaatgatccaa from the Seriola aureovittata isolate HTS-2021-v1 ecotype China chromosome 13, ASM2101889v1, whole genome shotgun sequence genome contains:
- the clec14a gene encoding C-type lectin domain family 14 member A is translated as MASWFSSCWIYLWIIVLSGRVSADLASPPNYTIHHTKVNFDQAKENCSPNVLTTLATEQEATEILRLISRSVLPESEFIFWVGLRKAKNECVVPALPLRGFKWAKDGSEESQVSRWMKEPQSTCTTVRCAALQVLFNQSAVTWWGLIPVTCKNSYQFICKLTRRTAEDRRTTTTLAAPEPPKHAAPEPPNPATPEPPNPDTPEPTKHVVPEPPKPATPEPPKPATPEPPNPATQEPPKHAAPEPPIPATPEPPKPATLEPPNPATREPPTPATPEPSKPLAPKPPKPAAAEPPRPNAPETGPPLGSDPCLLPLIPDARALSLDPDNSSRIQVECWSYIPLELHCWGHPAVWHFVDDSPANFTTICLPCSDGFHKDASANCVDIDECTSGARCRHTCLNTEGSYRCICSDENGKHHDEGSPACTDTMATDDNSTLTGILIAVAITVVVLVVLVVVILVAVKYCLMRRSEKRAMKDLERMAMKNKDGKGGDDVM